ATGACTTTTGACACGGGTCACCAAACTGATATaaaccacttttgtgttttcatcatAGGTCCAAAGGGGGTCATTAATGACTGGAGGAGGTTCAAGTTGGAAAGTATGGATCGAGAAAATCTGCCTCctgcaaaaaaagaactgctGAGACAGATGTCGTCCCCCAATAAGTCAAAAGAAGACGCGAGAGCAAACCTTAACCGCAAGGTACAACCCAGCACCTGAAGTACTGAGCCTTTTCCTCTGTGGGAAGAAATGTTGTGTGAGGTTGATTGTTAAACACTGCAGGCGCGTGAGTttccagaaaacacaaactgcaactattgttttattttatttttcagatgaGTGTCCAAGAGTATGAACTGCTtaaggaggaggatgaaggatgTCTAAAGAAGTACAGACGACAATGCATGGAAGAGATGCACAACAAGCTCAGCTTCGGGCCGAAGTTTGAAAGTGTCCATGAACTGGACAGTGGAGAGGCGTTCCTTGAAGTCATTGAGAAGGAGCATCATACCACAGTGGTGGTCGTCCACATTTACAAAATCGGAGTGAAAGGATGTGAGCAGCTTAACAGTTGCCTGGACTGCTTGGCCGCCGAGTACCCGACCGTGAAGTTCTGCAGGATTGATGCTGTTGCATCTGGTGCTGCCGAGCGTTTCGCTGATGAGTATTTACCAACGCTGCTGGTGTACAAGGCCGGAGAGCTGTTGGGTAACTTCCTGTCGTGCACGCAACACCTAAATGAGGAGTTCTTTGCGACTGATGTTGAGGCCTTCCTCAACAGCTATGGCCTGCTGCCGGAGAAAGAGCTACCAGGGATGGAGGACGAAGAAGAACATGACGTAGAGTAATCAAAGAGTTTGTCTGCTGAGGAAGAGAATGTGTTATCTCAAGCAGATGGGAAAAAGGTTTGAGTAAAATAATTTGAGAATTAAACATGACAAGTGATAGGAAAACCATTTTCCCAGCAGAACACAGTGTTGATTGGTTAAAATGTTGTAGTGAGGAAGATACGGGGGCTGCTGAATAACTGAGTTCCTCACCACCACACTGACCAAAGCCAAAACAAGCtaactgtaaatatatttacaatgtttcatttttaaaattagaaaaggTTGCATCCTGAATGCTCTTGTAAAAAGATtcattaacagttttttttgtcgCAGTAATTTCTGTTGACATTGACTCAAATTATTCATAGTCATGACTTgtataaaacagcaaacatgaatGTAACATAATGTTTCATATCTTTgggctacaaaaacaaaactgaactaatgttttacatttaaaagacCAAAGCACTCATGATAAGGAATTTTTTGTCTTCCAAAATGCCTGAACAAGTACTGTATTTTACTGATTTCAGCATGGTTTTGAAAGTCAAGTACAATTTAATACACAGTTCTTTATAAATACACAAGAGACACTCTGCATCAACACTAAGATAACAGAATTACAGTATTTATATTTCAACAAAATTGTAgttaatatttgtgttttatataattttgGTTTTGATTCTGTCATGTTTAATCCAGTATAtatcaccaaaataaaattttaaacagactgctttttattttgtcttgaaaAATCTTGTTATTTAGGTCAACTTGGTGATGTCTCGCTTTGGTTAGTACTGTTTCCTTACAGTCAGAAGAACTTTGAATCTGCTGTGCAGGTCTTTGTGCAGCTTGTGTGAGTTTTTCTCCAGATACCTGAGCTTTcacccacagtccaaaaacattaatttaattaaatggtGGTTCAAAAGTGTGTGGTTCTTCAACCTATGATGTTCTTATTTTAAcatattgggaaaaaaaaattatacatatGTTTAAGATAAAAAGATTGTGAatcatattatttttattgaaggATGAGTTCAGACGTACATCAGGGTacatcttcattttaaattaaacacaaacaccaaagGACAGGACTTACTGGTTGTCCATATGCAGgaatgtaaaaactaaatatctCGAAACAGAATGCTTCATGTCAAATAACCTTATCTGTCTTGGAGCACAGGCTCAACGTTTCTGTGACCCCCCCGCTGAACCCCAGGCCAAACCCACAATGTGAAAGACACTTAAGATTTTCAAATACAGACCTGTAGTAAAAAGCCACAATCTGATGTGAACAAAGTCTAATTAAGAAGATTCATATCTGCAAAATTTGCAGAACCACCAAAATGCATTCAATTCTACATGTGTTGTGCTTAATTGCCTCTTATTATAAAGTATATTATTAACTTTTAACAGCAATAATGCctcagaaaaatgaacaataatcCTTTCGATGACCTGCTGACCTGTTCACTATGAAAGATTTCAGGGCAGAGACACAAATCCCACCATTTCAAACTATACTgagcttttaggtttttttttaaattccaattTATAAGGTCATTTTCTGGTTCAGTATTTAAAGCCCTATTGATggcctttttgaaaatatttattatttattgttttttcttttctgtgacCAGTTAATTCCTTTTGCATGGATTGTGGTTCACATTATGTTTTCAGAACTTTTAAAGCCcaaataattattattgttatcattATTACACACTAAAGATATTCACTTTATTTGGGATCTCTTTAAcaaggagggagggggaaacAACTTTCAAAGCATAAACCTTTATATAAGTTTATGTAAGTACTTTAAAATTTTTACTATCTTTAGCAATTGCCTGCAAAACCCCTTTTAAGAAGCTAATTATGTAACAAAGTGCATGAGCTTGGAGAAGCAAGAGCTTCTAGACTGTAATATGCAAACATATTTCTCACGTGTTTGTGATTATACATTAGCTGGTAAGCGTCATTTTCATAAAGTAGCACGTCTCAGATTCACTGTAAACTTTGATACCTcctttcaaagttttctgaacagaacaaaatgcCCAAACATATCAGCAAGGCAGGTGTCTGCTGACCCAGACTGTAGCACTGTCTGCAAAAGGACAGCTCCACTCCACATCATGACGGTTTTTTGATTTTCAACAATAGCTAAGGTTCAGTTAGAGTACAGATGCCACTCAAACACCTGAATTAGGATCAAATTTAAGTTCACAATACAAAATATGATATCAAGAAGTGAGAGGATTATTTTGCTCAAAATTATAATGTAATCATTTATAACTTAAGTATGGTCCTTTCTGTGTCAGGTCCCAAACAGCTTTTGCATGTTAAAGCTTTGGAAAGGGTCCAGATTTCACCGAGCCAAGTGATCCAAATAACTCCATGAACTTTCCAGCTGTAAAAGGCCCTGACAAATGATTTGACTCATGTCTCCGCTCAAACAAATGTTTACCTCACTGTTTACCCTCGCACCTGATCCTGCGCCTTCGCCCACTCTGACGTTTTGATCTCCCCCTTTTGTTTACAGTGATTCactaatttgctttttttatgtttggacTCTTGGAAAGCCCAGTTCTCGCGCTCTAGTTCATCCtcataaaaactcatttttctcAGGCGATGTAATGGCACGGTAGTTTAGAGCCAAACATGGGCAGAGGATGTAGGGTAGATGACATAAGAGCCAAATGTGCTCAGTGAACATCGTTGTCAATGAAAGTCTGTTTGGAGAAACTTTGTTTAGCTGATGTTAAGAACCTAATGAATCAGTTTCCATGATGTTGTGATGATGTAAAACTTCACTGATTCAGATTTTCTATTTCAACAGTCcttcaaacacaacaaatgttaCAGCTAAAACAGTGCTGGAGAAAGCAGAATGTTAAAGATAAATACAAAGGGAATTAGAAATATGAGAATGAAGAAGCTTTTATCTACCAttgtgctcattttagctgttagcttctgCTCAATTTCAGCTTAATCTGCAAATTTCACTCAGCACTCAGCGttcatgctgcatttttgcagaaaatgctatttttatagTCTTTGTTTAGGTTGTTCTTACTGATGTTTTGCATGAAAATCATTTGAtaacacagacaaatacagtACTGAAGAAAATAATGAGCTAATGGGAAGTTCTCAAGAGGTTTAATCGTATTGATTACGTGCACTTGAAACAGAAAATCACTCGAACATGAATCATCCTTTTACTACCACCAACACCAAAGATGAAAAGTCCGTGCTTCAAGGCTTAATCCCACTGACAAGTCCCGACAACAACCAAGATGACTCAGATTAAGGAGAGTTGTACTGTAATGTTCTAGATTACTGTACAACTTGGTAACCAGGCGTGACAgc
The Kryptolebias marmoratus isolate JLee-2015 linkage group LG24, ASM164957v2, whole genome shotgun sequence DNA segment above includes these coding regions:
- the pdcb gene encoding phosducin b translates to MSDRMIDLEETATHTGPKGVINDWRRFKLESMDRENLPPAKKELLRQMSSPNKSKEDARANLNRKMSVQEYELLKEEDEGCLKKYRRQCMEEMHNKLSFGPKFESVHELDSGEAFLEVIEKEHHTTVVVVHIYKIGVKGCEQLNSCLDCLAAEYPTVKFCRIDAVASGAAERFADEYLPTLLVYKAGELLGNFLSCTQHLNEEFFATDVEAFLNSYGLLPEKELPGMEDEEEHDVE